The following coding sequences lie in one Apium graveolens cultivar Ventura chromosome 3, ASM990537v1, whole genome shotgun sequence genomic window:
- the LOC141711469 gene encoding heavy metal-associated isoprenylated plant protein 16-like, which yields MTLQKVVIRVTMVDQKKSRVKAMKIAATAFGVQSVALSGDGKDQIEVTGEGIDTVELAKLLRKKIGGADLLSVGPAKAEEKKDEKKNEASVVPLVWGSQPYYYHNSYPVVYAHDHYDSPSCTLM from the exons ATGACTCTG CAAAAGGTGGTGATCAGGGTGACAATGGTTGACCAAAAGAAGTCTCGAGTCAAGGCCATGAAGATTGCAGCTACTGCTTTTG GGGTGCAGTCAGTAGCATTGAGCGGCGACGGAAAAGATCAAATTGAGGTGACCGGAGAAGGGATAGACACAGTAGAGCTTGCCAAATTACTAAGAAAGAAAATAGGAGGTGCAGATTTGTTAAGTGTTGGACCAGCCAAAGCAGAAGAGAAGAAAGATGAGAAGAAAAATGAAGCTAGTGTTGTTCCTTTGGTGTGGGGATCACAACCTTATTATTATCATAATTCATATCCAGTAGTTTATGCTCATGATCACTATGACTCTCCTTCTTGCACTCTCATGTGA
- the LOC141711468 gene encoding nucleolar protein 56-like, with amino-acid sequence MTDELQNFLEVNLPKLKKRKVQKFSVGVVDPKLGSHIHQLTSIPCQSNDFVFEMLCGVRLHIDWFLKSLKPRYLEKVQLGLGHSYSREKVKFNVMRADNMVIHAIRHPDTLSKDVNTFSRRIREWYSCHFPELADIVNDDYLYAKVAEYVANKTELSTDKIPGLVDLVGDEKKASEIIKAAKVSMGQDLSHFDLIHVKLLAQRVMVLVEERKKLNDYMVAKMSDVAPALAALVGEVIGARLISHAGSLMNLAKLPSTIQILGAEKSLLC; translated from the exons ATGACAGATGAGTTGCAGAACTTTTTGGAAGTTAATCTCCCAAAACTTAAAAAGCGAAAGGTGCAGAAATTCAGTGTAGGTGTAGTAGATCCAAAACTTGGATCACATATACATCAACTAACCAGTATCCCTTGCCAGAGCAACGACTTTGTTTTCGAGATGCTTTGTGGTGTTCGCTTGCATATTGATTGGTTCCTCAAGTCCCTTAAG CCTCGTTACTTGGAGAAGGTTCAGCTTGGCCTTGGCCACAGTTACAGCAGAGAAAAAGTCAAGTTCAACGTAATGCGGGCAGACAATATGGTTATTCACGCAATACGTCATCCTGATACACTCAGTAAAGATGTTAACACATTTTCCAGGAGAATCAG GGAATGGTATTCTTGTCACTTTCCTGAACTAGCGGATATTGTCAATGACGACTATCTTTATGCTAAAGTGGCGGAGTATGTGGCCAATAAAACCGAGCTGTCTACTGATAAAATACCAGGTTTAGTTGACTTGGTTGGTGATGAAAAAAAGGCAAGTGAGATAATAAAAGCTGCTAAAGTCTCAATGG GGCAAGATCTGTCCCATTTTGACCTAATACATGTCAAGTTACTAGCCCAGAGGGTAATGGTTCTGGTAGAAGAGAGGAAAAAACTCAATGACTATATGGTCGCAAAAATGAGTGATGTAGCACCTGCTTTGGCTGCACTTGTTGGTGAAGTTATTGGGGCTCGTTTGATTTCACATGCTGGTAGTCTTATGAACTTGGCGAAGCTCCCTTCTACTATTCAGATCCTTGGTGCAGAAAAGTCACTTCTCTG CTAG
- the LOC141711467 gene encoding putative nucleoredoxin 1, with translation MKSDVSLVSCLTRKRKKIECEDEKSKKKKKSIQIQSLEEGDESRKRKKIQPEKGEKRKRRKHHGTPLNSKEDMINLLADFRLGRFPNRKKLKKKKKTRSFYITHGDGPFQKGKINEGDTVDISELLFTQERDYLITYKDREHPVKAKDLKGKVIVLHFVPLGPWCESYMTNDTTILLDIYRDLQRKGGFEVVFVGVEVDYFPEPDPDCIGKIFSTLEDCFEYKFSSMPWTAIPFCDIKSRKFLETRFPLSGFLSFDDLASVVIDPTGKVLHTYANTIFESYGARAYPFTHERMKCMISEIYEARKHPSVMKLLASLERNFLIDMNNQAVPLHDLEDKVVGLYFCNGDDHHLTETILKAYKQLAKVKNFEIVLVYFHDSFSSGFQHTSEESYWKCFREMPWLALPYKDPVCNTLLQVFDYPNYADPDGSEPNPNLLIIGPKGKFVERYGADILLKYGISAYPFTRKKVAKLEAKTMRKNKLFNGGNKSIPLVRKDGSIVQFSQLMGKRIMLIAEIGLGSNNPDAKFWRMLRARYLQMKATSDEFEVIHICTKEGYSYGKNIATTSWLTLPANCKSMLGYYINVGGLFAFDRNGSLVRRTRFPSIESENMDFPFHSGVWKEELRDIIGRYQWYSY, from the exons ATGAAGTCAGATGTAAGTTTGGTGAGTTgtttaactcgaaaaaggaagAAGATTGAATGTGAAGATGAGAAGagtaagaagaagaagaagagtaTACAGATCCAAAGCCTAGAAGAAGGGGATGAGTCGCGAAAAAGAAAGAAGATTCAACCTGAAAAGGGTGAGAAGAGAAAGAGGAGGAAGCACCATGGCACACCTCTTAATAGTAAGGAAGACATGATTAATTTATTAGCAGATTTCAGGTTAGGGAGGTTTCCAAACAGGaaaaaattgaagaagaagaagaagactcgATCTTTTTATATTACTCATGGTGATGGCCCCTTCCAAAAGGGAAAAATTAACGAGGGTGATACCGTTGATATATCAGAGCTTCTCTTTACCCAGGAAAGGGATTATCTCATCACATACAAGGACCGTGAACATCCG GTCAAGGCTAAGGACCTGAAAGGTAAGGTTATTGTGTTGCATTTCGTACCACTGGGTCCTTGGTGTGAATCTTATATGACGAATGATACAACAATCTTGCTGGATATATACCGTGACTTACAGCGTAAAGGTGGTTTCGAGGTCGTCTTTGTTGGAGTTGAGGTTGATTATTTCCCCGAGCCTGACCCGGATTGTATTGGAAAAATATTTTCTACTCTTGAGGATTGTTTTGAGTACAAATTTTCTAGCATGCCATGGACAGCTATCCCGTTCTGCGATATTAAATCTAGGAAATTTTTGGAAACAAGATTTCCCCTCTCTGGCTTTCTCTCTTTTGATGATTTGGCCTCAGTTGTCATTGATCCTACAGGCAAGGTTCTGCACACTTACGCCAACACTATTTTTGAGTCCTACGGAGCTCGGGCTTATCCTTTTACTCATGAAAGAATGAAATGCATGATATCTGAGATCTATGAAGCCAGAAAGCATCCCTCTGTTATGAAACTCCTGGCGTCTCTTGAACGTAATTTTCTCATCGACATGAATAATCAG GCGGTACCTCTTCACGATCTTGAAGATAAGGTCGTCGGCTTGTATTTTTGTAATGGTGATGACCATCACCTAACAGAAACAATTCTGAAGGCTTATAAACAGTTGGCTAAAGTGAAAAACTTTGAAATTGTGCTTGTTTACTTTCATGACTCATTTTCTTCGGGGTTTCAACATACAAGCGAAGAATCATACTGGAAATGTTTCAGAGAAATGCCTTGGTTGGCACTGCCGTATAAAGACCCAGTGTGTAATACGCTGCTGCAGGTTTTCGATTATCCTAATTATGCTGATCCAGACGGGTCAGAGCCAAACCCTAATCTTTTGATTATTGGACCAAAAGGAAAATTTGTTGAACGGTATGGCGCGGACATCCTACTGAAATATGGAATTTCAGCATATCCATTCACCCGCAAAAAAGTTGCCAAGTTAGAGGCTAAAACGATGAGGAAGAATAAGCTTTTCAATGGTGGAAATAAAAGCATTCCTCTCGTACGAAAAGATGGGTCCATA GTTCAGTTTTCACAACTTATGGGGAAGAGAATCATGCTTATCGCTGAGATTGGTTTAGGGTCCAACAATCCAGATGCCAAGTTTTGGCGGATGCTGAGAGCGAGGTATCTCCAAATGAAGGCTACAAGTGATGAGTTTGAAGTTATTCACATCTGTACAAAAGAAGGATATTCTTATGGTAAGAATATTGCAACTACGTCATGGTTGACGCTTCCTGCAAATTGCAAGAGTATGTTAGGTTATTATATTAATGTCGGGGGGCTTTTTGCTTTTGATCGTAATGGAAGTCTAGTAAGGAGAACAAGATTCCCATCAATTGAAAGTGAGAACATGGACTTTCCCTTTCATTCTGGTGTTTGGAAGGAGGAGTTGAGGGATATAATAGGAAGGTACCAATGGTACTCGTACTAA